In a single window of the Deinococcus aetherius genome:
- a CDS encoding branched-chain amino acid ABC transporter permease codes for MTRPRLHLGLWGWVAVFALAALLPLFRPGGYVLDVAINTMIWAMLAYGLNVMLGYTGQLPLAHAGFFGIGAYTVGILTLKQGWNFWLAWPAAVIVSALGGLLLGLVAFRTKGDAFAIFTLGVGVIIALIINKWDDLTGGNDGLNGVPPASSLFGIDFSKSANFYYVALAALALTVLIVARARGSVFGRSLVAIRGGEDLARSAGIDVFTHKLRALMLSTAIAGFAGGVYAAYVGFLGSGVTGPTTTFTILLYLLVGGVGTLAGPLLGTALIYVALQFMKGLQDYQYIVFGPLLVLLVLFAPQGLAGLWDRWSARRVQARTERAVDHA; via the coding sequence GTGACCCGGCCCCGTCTCCACCTCGGCCTCTGGGGCTGGGTCGCCGTCTTCGCGCTGGCGGCGCTGCTGCCCCTCTTCAGGCCCGGCGGGTACGTCCTCGACGTGGCGATCAACACGATGATCTGGGCGATGCTCGCCTACGGCCTGAACGTGATGCTGGGGTACACCGGGCAACTGCCGCTGGCGCACGCGGGCTTCTTCGGCATCGGGGCGTACACGGTGGGCATCCTGACGCTGAAGCAGGGGTGGAACTTCTGGCTGGCGTGGCCCGCCGCCGTGATCGTCTCCGCGCTCGGCGGGCTCCTGCTCGGCCTCGTCGCCTTCCGCACGAAGGGGGACGCCTTCGCCATCTTCACGCTCGGCGTGGGCGTCATCATCGCCCTGATCATCAACAAGTGGGACGACCTGACGGGCGGCAACGACGGCCTGAACGGGGTGCCGCCCGCCTCCTCCCTCTTCGGGATCGACTTCTCGAAGTCGGCGAACTTCTACTACGTGGCGCTCGCGGCGCTGGCGCTGACGGTCTTGATCGTGGCGCGGGCGCGGGGCAGCGTCTTCGGGCGCTCGCTCGTCGCCATCCGGGGCGGGGAAGACCTTGCCCGCAGCGCGGGAATCGATGTCTTCACCCACAAGCTGCGCGCGTTGATGCTCTCGACGGCCATCGCGGGCTTCGCGGGCGGCGTGTACGCGGCCTACGTGGGGTTCCTGGGTTCGGGCGTGACCGGGCCGACCACGACCTTCACGATCCTGCTGTACCTGCTTGTCGGTGGGGTGGGAACGCTCGCGGGCCCACTGCTCGGCACGGCGCTGATCTACGTGGCGCTGCAATTCATGAAGGGCCTCCAGGACTACCAGTACATCGTGTTCGGGCCGCTGCTCGTCCTGCTCGTGTTGTTCGCGCCGCAGGGGCTGGCCGGGCTGTGGGACCGGTGGAGTGCGCGCCGGGTGCAGGCCCGCACCGAGAGGGCGGTGGATCATGCTTGA
- a CDS encoding ABC transporter ATP-binding protein — protein sequence MLEVQDLGIRFGGLHAVRDVTATIPAGHITAIIGPNGAGKSTFFNLISGFYKPTSGRIRFQGEDITRLRTHEVVSRGIARTFQTTTIYKELSVLDNAMIGHRVRTRAGLLDALLRTGRERRDEEESRAGALRALERVGLAAQAGRPAGALTQEGQKRVGIAMALSSDPKLLLLDEPAAGMNPEETVNLMALIRELVSGGLTVALVEHKMSLVMGLADGIVVLHHGQKIAQGTPGEVSRDPAVIEAYLGGHAHGGQMGQTITATTTGAPRA from the coding sequence ATGCTTGAGGTTCAGGACCTCGGCATCCGCTTCGGGGGTCTCCACGCCGTGCGGGACGTGACGGCGACCATCCCGGCGGGGCACATCACCGCGATCATCGGGCCGAACGGGGCGGGGAAGAGCACCTTCTTCAACCTGATCTCGGGTTTTTACAAACCGACCTCGGGCCGCATCCGCTTTCAGGGTGAGGACATCACCCGCCTGAGGACGCACGAGGTCGTCTCGCGCGGCATCGCCCGCACCTTCCAGACCACGACGATCTACAAGGAACTCAGCGTCCTCGACAACGCGATGATCGGGCACCGGGTCCGCACCCGCGCCGGGCTCCTCGACGCCCTGCTGCGCACGGGCCGCGAGCGCCGCGACGAGGAGGAGAGCCGCGCCGGGGCGCTGCGGGCCCTGGAACGGGTGGGCCTCGCCGCGCAGGCCGGACGGCCCGCCGGGGCACTGACCCAGGAGGGCCAGAAGCGCGTCGGCATAGCGATGGCGCTGTCGAGCGATCCCAAACTCCTCCTCCTCGACGAGCCCGCCGCCGGGATGAACCCCGAGGAAACCGTGAACCTGATGGCGCTGATCCGCGAACTCGTCTCGGGCGGCCTGACCGTCGCCCTCGTGGAGCACAAGATGAGCCTGGTGATGGGCCTCGCGGACGGGATCGTGGTGCTCCACCACGGCCAGAAGATCGCGCAGGGCACCCCGGGGGAGGTCAGCCGCGATCCCGCCGTCATCGAGGCGTACCTGGGCGGCCACGCGCACGGCGGGCAGATGGGGCAGACGATCACGGCGACCACCACGGGGGCCCCCCGTGCTTGA
- a CDS encoding ABC transporter ATP-binding protein — protein sequence MLEVRDLSVKYGHFTALHAVNLTVNPGEIVVLLGANGAGKSTLFRTLSGLQRPSGGTATWNGMPLTGGKPEHNVAHGVAQCPEGRLLFPDLSVEKNLRLGAFVHRRDGTGTARELERVYALFPALVEKRAAPAGSLSGGQQQMVAIARSLMARPQLLLLDEPSLGLAPLVVEQVFGAVQRVNQAGVSVLLAEQNAFAALGIAHRGYVLEGGRVSLQGSQGELLGDDRVRSAYLGV from the coding sequence GTGCTTGAGGTCCGTGACCTGAGCGTCAAATACGGGCACTTCACCGCCCTGCACGCGGTCAACCTGACGGTAAATCCCGGCGAGATCGTCGTCCTGCTGGGGGCGAACGGAGCGGGCAAGAGCACCTTATTTCGCACCCTGAGCGGCCTGCAACGCCCGTCGGGCGGCACGGCGACCTGGAACGGGATGCCGCTGACGGGGGGCAAACCCGAGCACAACGTCGCGCACGGGGTCGCCCAGTGCCCGGAGGGCCGCCTCCTCTTCCCCGACCTCAGCGTCGAGAAGAACCTGCGGCTGGGGGCCTTCGTCCACCGCCGGGACGGGACGGGGACCGCGCGGGAACTGGAGCGGGTCTATGCCCTCTTTCCCGCCCTCGTCGAGAAGCGCGCCGCCCCCGCCGGGAGCCTCTCGGGCGGGCAGCAGCAGATGGTCGCCATCGCCCGCTCGCTGATGGCCCGCCCGCAACTCCTCCTCCTCGATGAACCGTCCCTCGGCCTCGCGCCCCTCGTGGTGGAGCAGGTGTTCGGAGCGGTGCAGCGGGTGAATCAGGCGGGCGTGAGCGTCCTCCTCGCCGAGCAGAACGCCTTTGCCGCGCTCGGCATCGCGCACCGGGGCTACGTGCTCGAAGGTGGTCGCGTCTCGCTCCAGGGGAGTCAGGGCGAGTTGCTGGGCGACGACCGGGTGAGGAGCGCGTACCTGGGCGTGTAG
- the sugE gene encoding quaternary ammonium compound efflux SMR transporter SugE: MAWILLVVAGLLEVGWAVGLKYTEGFTRPLPTVLTVASMVGSIGLLGLAARTLPIGTAYGVWVGIGAVGAAVLGIVLFKEPATLSRLVFLALMVVAIVGLKATSGH; encoded by the coding sequence ATGGCCTGGATTCTGCTCGTCGTCGCGGGGCTGCTCGAAGTCGGCTGGGCTGTCGGCCTCAAGTACACGGAGGGCTTCACCCGCCCCCTGCCCACGGTGCTGACCGTCGCCAGCATGGTCGGCAGTATCGGCCTGCTCGGCCTCGCGGCCAGGACTCTGCCCATCGGCACGGCCTACGGCGTCTGGGTTGGCATCGGCGCGGTGGGTGCCGCCGTCCTCGGCATCGTCCTCTTCAAGGAGCCCGCCACCCTCTCCCGCCTCGTCTTCCTCGCCCTGATGGTCGTCGCCATCGTGGGCCTCAAGGCGACGAGCGGCCACTGA